The genomic stretch TTAGACTAATTAGATGGCAGACTCGTTGGTTTCGCCAGTTCTGATTCTGATAACTTGCTCAATAGGCGTTACAAAAATCTTACCGTCACCAATCTTGCCAGTATGTGCAGCTTTAACAATTGCATCAATCACGGCATCAACGCGATCATCGGCAACAACTACTTCCACCTTAATTTTTGGCAAGAAATCAACCACATATTCAGCGCCTCGATATAACTCTGTGTGGCCTTTTTGACGGCCAAACCCTTTAACCTCAGTCACAGTCAATCCTGTTACACCCAACTCAGCCAAACCTTCACGCACTTCATCCAATTTGAACGGTTTAATAATCGCGGTAATTTGTTTCATATTAATCTCCTAATAACTTCATAATACCTAAATTTATAGGCGGCCCACTTAAGCTCTAAATTTGTTAGTAATTGGATAACGCCAATCTCTTCCAAATGCGCGCTGCGTGATTCGCACGCCAATCGGCGACTGCCTGCGCTTGTACTCGTTAATCTTAATCAATCGAGTTACCTTTTCAACATCTTCGGCTTTAAACCCTTCAGCAATAATCGACTCAATAGACTGATCTTGCTCCATATATTTAGCCAAAATAGCATCTAAGATTTCATAAGCAGGTAAACTATCCTGATCCTTTTGATCAGGCCTCAATTCAGCAGATGGCGCCCTAGTCAAAATCCTCTCAGGAATCACGTGACTTAAACTATTTCTATATGCGCAAAGTTTATAAACCAAGGTTTTCGCAATATCCTTAATCACAGCGAAACCACCTGCCATATCACCATACAACGTACAGTAACCAACAGCCATCTCACTCTTATTACCAGTGGTTAAAACAATACGACCACTCTTATTGGACATCGCCATCAATAAAGTACCTCGGATGCGCGCCTGAATATTTTCTTCGGTAGCATCAATCGGTAAATTTTTAAATTCATTTGCTAGTGAATGTTCAAAAGCTTCAAACATTGGGGCAATAGCAATTTCATCATATTGAACAGATAAGTTATCCGCCATTTCTTTGGCATCAATCCAAGAAATATCCGCGGTATAACGTGAAGGCATCATCACGGCACGAACTTTGTCTGCCCCCAAGGCATCTACAGCAATCGCCAAGACCAACGCAGAATCAACACCACCTGATAAACCAATAATCGCACCCGGGAAACCATTCTTAACAATGTAATCCTTAACACCCAATACCAAGGCTTTATAAACTTGAGCTTCAATAGGTTGCTGAGCAACAATCTCACCAACCTCGATATCCTGATCGATAAACCTCACCAACTGAAACGCCTCCTCAAACTGAGGCAATACAACGGCTAAATCAGCAGATTGGTTAAATGCAAAAGATGCTCCATCAAATACCAATTCATCTTGACCACCAACGGCATTGACATACACCAAGGGCAAACCTGTTTCTAAAACTCTTGACCTAAGAATATCGGTTCGTAGACTCTGCTTCTCAAGGTGATACGGTGAGGCATTCGGAATAACCAATAACTCTGCACCGGCATGCTTTGCTTGAGCTGCAGGAGCGCTATGCCAAGCATCTTCACAAATAATTAAACCTACTTTGGTGCCATCTACATCAAAAATGCAAGCGTCATTACCTGGCGTGAAATAACGCACCTCATCAAATACCTCATGATTAGGTAACTTTTGTTTGGCGTAGGTAGCTATGACCTCACCACGATATAAAACACCAGCCACATTTTGCAAACCATCATGTGTTCTGCTTGGATAACCAACAATCACGCGCAAATCAGAATAAACAGCCAGCTGTTTAGCTAAGAAAGCAACTTGCGCCTCGACAGACTGAATAAAAGCTTCACGCAATAACAAATCTTCAGGGGGATAACCTGTGACAGATAACTCTGGGGTTAGCAGTAATTTAGCGCCCTCGTTATGAGCACGCTCGGCAGCTTTTAGAATAAGCGCCACATTTCCTGGTAAATCTCCAAGAACAGGATTTGATTGAGATAGGGCAATAAAAAAGGGAGGCATGGAGCTATTATCCCATTGCCTCCGCTTAGAGTCAGCAGACTCGCGAATTACTTAGTTTTGTTGTAACGCTCAACGCTATCTAAGATTTCTTTCTTAGCAGCCTCAATACCGTCCCAACCTTTTACTTTGACCCATTTACCTTTTTCAAGGTCTTTGTAATGCTCAAAGAAATGTTGAATTTGTTGGGTAACTAATGGGTTCAAATCTTCCATTTTTTGAATATTTGCGTACATCGGCAAGATTTTTTCTGTCGGAACTGCCAACAACTTGGCATCACCACCAGATTCGTCATCCATATGTAAAACACCCAAAGCACGGCAAGTAATCACTACACCTGGAGGAATTGGGAATGGTGTTAACACCAACACGTCAGCAGGATCGCCATCTTCAGACAATGTTTGTGGAATATAGCCATAGTTACATGGGTAGTGCATCGCTGTACCCATAAAACGGTCTACAAATACTGCGCCAGACTCTTTATCCACTTCATACTTCACCGGATCAGAATTCATAGGAATTTCAATGATGACATTGAACTGATCTGGGATTTTAGAACCAGGTTTTACATTGTTTAAGCTCATGTGCTCTCCATGCTTTTCGTGAAATTGGGTGAAATCTTAGCAAAACAACCCCTCAGTTCCCTGACGGCCATTTATGCGGTGCAGCAAAATTATTAAAAGTATGGCATAATCTCGCTTGTAGTATGAAACATCGTCCCCAGTCAGAGTTCTATTAAAGAGAACTGCATGCCTTTTTGTTTGTCTGTTGGTCGATGCCTTAATTGACCAACCACAGAAAGGACATCCCATCCTAAGGGATGTGCGCCACTATGACTATTAGTTTTAAAGAGCTAGGATTAGCTCAACCCCTACTTCAAGCAACAACAGCACTAGGCTATACACAAGCTACGCCTGTTCAAGAAAAAGTAATTCCTGCTGCCCTATCAGGCGGCGACTGGATGGTAAGTAGCCAAACAGGTAGCGGAAAAACCGCAGCCTTTTTGCTGCCATTGCTACACCAGTTAATGGAAGCCAACCCAAATGGCAAACCTATTCCTGGCAGAGCAGAGCCTCAAGTATTGGTTTTGTGCCCAACACGCGAACTTGCTCAACAAGTAAGTACAGATGCTATTAATTTGGTTAAATTTGCCAAAGGTATTCGTATTGCAACCATCATGGGTGGCATGCCATACGGCAAACAAATTTCGCAAATTAAAGGCGCAAACCTTGTTGTTGCTACACCTGGCCGCTTATTAGACTTAAGCAACAGCCGCGCTATTCGCTTGGATAAAGTGAAGTGCATGATTGTTGATGAAGCAGACCGTATGTTAGATCTTGGCTTCCAAGACGACATCGAAGCTATTCACGAACTATGTGCCGGCCGTGGCCAAACATTAATGTTCTCTGCAACATTTGCTCCACGCATCATGCAATTAGCAACAAGCCTCATGAATAACCCTGGCCGCATCGAACTAGCCAGCGCCCAAGATAAGCATGAAAACATTGCTCAAACATTGCATTGGGCAGATAGCGTTGCGCACAAACATAAATTATTGAGCCACTGGTTATCAGACCCAAGCTTGGAACAAGCCGTTGTATTTGCTAGCACGCAAGTTGATAGCGAAACCATTGCCGACTCATTGCGCGCAGACGGTCACGAAGCGACTGCCTTGCACGGCGCAATGCCTCAAGCAGTACGTAACCGTCGCCTTCAATCATTGCGTAAAGGCCAAACTCGTATTTTGGTAGCAACCGATGTAGCCGCTCGCGGTATTGATGTGCCAACGATTACTCACGTGATTAACTTTGGCCTACCAATGAAAGCCGAAGACTATGTTCATCGCATCGGTCGTACTGGTCGTGCCGGACGTAGTGGCGTTGCTATTACGTTAGCTGAGCACCGTGATCGTTCAAAGATTCGCGCTATCGAACAGTACACACAACAGCCTTTACAAGCTGAAGTGATTCCTGGTTTAGAGCCACAAGAGAAATCACGTAAACCTTCTCATCGTCCTGGATCAGGTCGCCCTGGCCGTTCTTTTGGTGGGAAAGGAAAAAGCAACGCTTCAAACTCTCATCGTCAAGGTCAAGGTCAAGGCCAAGGTGAAGGCAAAAGCTTTAAACAAAATCACTTTGCAAAACCATCAGGTCCAAAATTTGCTGGTGCAGGCAAGCCATCAGGCCCTAAATTTGGTGGTGCAGGCGGCAGACCATCAGGTCAGAAGCCTTCTGGTCAAAAGCGCTCATTTGCATAAATTTCTTATGTAAACAAAATAAAGGCACCCTAGGGTGCCTTTATTTTTATATAAGCCTTATGGAAAATACTAACTAGATATTCAAAGGCAGCAAAAGTATCCTGATTAAAAAGGATATATATGCAATCTCTAAAAATAAACCTCATTATCGCTGGCTTACTCGCATTAACTATCGCCAGCATTAGTCAAACTGTTTTAGCTCAAGCTGACCCTGTCATCGGCACTTGGAAAACAATTGATGACAAAACTGGTCAAGCTAAATCACTCGTAAAAATTGATATAGTTAATGGTGAATTACAAGGCACCGTTATACAAACTTTCCCTAGCCCCGGCGAAACACCCATAACCCATTGCACACTTTGTTCAGATGCTAGAAAAAATCAACCTATTATTGGTATGAAAATCATGAGCGGCTTAAAACAAGATAAAACTGGCTACTGGTCCGGTGGGGAAATCTTAGACCCTAAAGAGGGAAAAATTTATAAAGTAAAACTAAGTACCGATGATGGCAAAAAATTAGATGTACGTGGATACATTGGCATTGCCCTGATTGGACGAACTCAAACTTGGCAAAAAGAATAAATCAATTAACTCATCATGAAAAAAGCCACCCGTAGGTGGCTTTTTGCTTAATTAGTAGCTCTTAGATATTAAAGAACATAACCAATGTGAGCAGCTGCCAAGGCAAACAAAATTGCCAAACATGTTGCGCCAGCTAACATCACGATCAAAGTAATGATCTTTTTGTTAATTTCTTCTTTACTTTCGTTATGCCATTCGTTCATTTAGAGCTCCCTCTTAAAAAATCTGCCATTTCCGACATTATCCATGAAACTCAAGCTTATTTGATATTTATCAGCTCTCTTAATTCATAAATAAGTTCACTGGGAGTTAAACCAATGGGCCCAGTCCCTTTGTTTACAAGAAAATCAGCTGCGGCTGAGTGCAACTCCACCCCCAAACAAACCGCCTCATAAACTGATAAATTGTGCCGTATACCCTGCGCCATTAAAGAAGCTAACAGCCCCGTTAATACATCACCCATACCACCCACGCCCATGCCAGGGTTACCTCTTTCACAACATAAAATGGCATGATCAGGTGCTGAAATAAGCGTGTTTTGCCCTTTCAGCACCACCACAGAGCGAGTGACATCGACCAATTGCTCGATGCTATCGATGCGATTAGCCTGAATTTTTTCAGAAGTTACCTTAAGTAAACGAGCGGCCTCCCCAGGATGCGGGGTTAAAACTGTTTGGAAAGCTGGTCTTTTTTTCAACAAATCCAAGAGTGATTCATCTTCTGACAAAAGATTGATCGCATCAGCATCTAGCACCAAAGGACATGAGCACATTAATGCCAAACGCAATATATCTTTGGCCAAATTACCTTGACCTAAGCCAGGGCCAACCGCTAGCACATCGGGAGCAACCTCCATGATTAGATCTTTTTTTGCAGGCTTAATCATCAGCTCAGGCTGATCTAAAACAAAAGTGGCAGCCTGCGAATCTAATACACCCAGAATGGTCCAACCAGACCCACTATACAAAGCAGCCTTACCCGCCAAAAAAATTGCCCCAGTCATTCCGGCAGATCCACCGATGAGAAGTACCTTGCCAGCATCCCCTTTATGCTCATGAGGCTTTCTTTGCAGGCGTGACAATAAAGAGAGAGAATCTAAAATTTGTGTTTTCATACCATTAATAACAACGCATATACTTCAGATTACAACAAATAAGGAGATACCATGAATTTACATTTGTATTACTGTCCAGGCACCTGTTCTTTCGTTCCACATGTGGCGCTAGGACTCGTTGAAGAAGCGACTGGCCAAAGCTACACAAGCACACTCATTAATTTAAAAAATGGTGAACAACAAACCCCAGAATATAAAGCCATTAACCCAAGAAGCCAGGTGCCAGCTCTCCTTATTGATGGAAAACTACTAACCCAAGTAATAGCTATTGTTAGTTATTTAGATAGCAAGTTTCCTAAGGCGCAAATTTTCCCTACCGACCCGATGGAAAGAGCCCAAGCACTGTCAACACTAGCCTGGATGAATAATACTGTCCACACAACATTTACTAGAGTATTTAGACCCGAAAGATTTAGCGCAGATGTTGCAAGTGCGAAATCTATGGCGCTTGAAATTTTCAAATCTTATCTAGCAGAAATTGATGGCATGTGCCAAAAAAATTCACCCTACATTTGCGGTAGCCAATTAACACCTGCAGATATTTATGCCATTGCCTTCATTAGATGGGCTGGCGTTGCTGGCGTGGACCCATGTGCCTATCCAAATTATCAAGCTTACGCTCGTAAAGTAGCAGATCATCCTGTCGTCAAAAAGATTATGGCGAAAGAGGAAATTACGTTAGACACCTACGCGAAATAACGTTCGCTAGACTTAGACCAACGCTTTAACAATAAAGCGTTGGTTATAACGCTCACACTAGAAGCTGCCATGGCAAGACCAGCCATTACCGGACTCAAATAACCTACCGCAGCTAATGGAATGCCAATCAGGTTGTAAAAAAAAGCCCAAAATAGGTTCTGCCTAATCTTTCGCCAAGTTGCTCTTGAAATGTCAATCGCATCTGGCACTAATCCGGGATCGCCCCTCATTAATGTAATACCCGCCGCATGCATAGCAACATCAGTTCCGGTTGCCATAGCGATTCCCACATCAGCGGCCGCCAAAGCAGGCGCATCATTAATACCATCCCCCACCATGGCCACATAATGAGCAGTTGATTCTTTCTTTAATGATTGAATGATTTTGGCCTTATCAGCCGGCAAGACCTCAGCAAAGACCTGATCTATACCAACCTCATGAGCAACCAAGTTAGCAACTGTGCGGTTATCACCTGAAATCATGACAGTTCTCACCCCCATGCTCTTTAATCGAGCAATGGCAGATGCTACCCCTGGCTTTAACTCATCACCAAAAGCAAATAAACCCAACACCTCTTGCTTTGTGACATTTTTCAACCAAGATACACTTAATCCATCATTTAAATATTGCTGAGCTATCTGATTAAAAATAATTTTCTCTGCTTCATCAGCATCAGCTAGCAATCCATGGTGACTCACTAACGAAAACTCATCATGAGATAGCGAACTAAGCCCAGAAACACCCCGCCCTACCAATGCCTTTATTTCAGAAAACAAGGCAGGTTCAATTTTTTTATCAACAGAAAAATCAACAATCGCTTTAGCAAGAGGATGTTCACTTCCCATTTGCAAACCATGAGCCAATGCAATGATTTCAGATTCCTGATGAGGCTCTAATGGTCGCATGCCCATGACGCGAGGATGCCCAATTGTTAACGTACCCGTTTTATCAAAGGCCACCACATTGACACGATGAGCCAATTCAAGAGCCTGAGCATCTTTAATTAAGATGCCATACTTCGCTGCAGCGCCCGTACCCGCCATAATGGCTGCTGGTGTTGCTAGACCTAAGGCACAAGGGCATGCAATCACCAAAATAGCTACTGAATGCAAAATAGCTTCTTCTAAATGTCCCAAATAAAAGAAACTAAATAAAAAATTTGCCGCTGCAATTAAAACAACTACCGGCACAAACCATGAGCTAACCTGATCAACCAATCGTTGAATGGGTGCTTTTTCAGCTTGAGCATCCTCAACCAAACGAATCATCTTGGCTAAAGTGCTTTCCTCACCAACACCTTCGGCCTGTATTAGTAAACGCCCAGCACCATTCATGGAACCACCCGTCACTTTTGAATGAACGGTTTTAAGAATTAATTTGGTCTCACCAGTTAACATCGACTCATCTAATTCACTACTCCCTTCCAACACCACCCCATCAACTGGAATACGTTCGCCCGGCAATACAACCACCCAATCACCAGGAATGATTTGACCAATAGGCACTTCCAGATAAGCCATATTAGGTTCAATTGTTTTTGAACTAATGAGCTTCGCTTTTTCAGGCCATAAAGTTTGTAATGCGGTAATAGCTTCCGTGGTTTCTTTTTTAGCCCTCTTCTCCAACCACTTACCCAACATGACAAGCGTGATAACAACTGCTGCACTCTCAAAATAGAGCTCATGAGGGTTTCCCCAACCCGACCGCTGCCACTGATAAATACTTAAACCATATGCTGCACTCGTACCGATAGCCACCAACAGATCCATATTTCCAGAACCGGATAACAACCCTTTATATCCAGCCACATAAAAACGTGAACCTAAAATGAATTGAACCGGAGTAGCTAATAAAAATTGAACTAATGCGGGTAACATGACATGGATACCCCAAGCCATTAAAAGCATGGGCAATACTAATGGAGCAGATAAAAGAATCGCGATAAGTAGAGCATTTGTGCCATAAAGATCAATTATTTTTTTTCGAGCCTGAGTCTGATGTAAATGATCAGCCAGAGTAGCTTCATAGCCAGACTTCTCAATAGCCTCTATCAACGTTTTCTGAATGTCGCCCACCAAACTGACATCAGACGTTCTTATTTGAGCTTTTTCAGTCGCCAAATTAACGCTGGCCGCGTCAACACCCGGCACTTTTAATAACGCTTTTTCTACTCGCGCCACACAAGAAGCACAAGTCATACCATCTATTTTTAAGGTGACTAATTGACTCATACGACTGATAATGAAATTGTAGATACCATAGAGGTTAATTGTCCTCTTATTTACTGTCAAAAGGAAAACATATGCCTACATTTAGCGTGAATGGAATGAACTGCGGTCACTGCACTAAAACCATTACCAATGCAATCTTAGCAGTAGACCCTTCCGCCAAAGTTGAAACGGATATACCTAGTAAAACTGTGAAAGTGTCTAGCGAGAAGAGCATAGAAATCTTAAGTTCGACTATCTCAGAAGCAGGTTATGAAGTAACTGCAACAGGATCATGATGCCTTTAGACCAAATTATTCAAACAGTTGCCATTTACGCAATTCCGGTTATTTTCGCCATCACATTACATGAAGCAGCACATGGTTATGCCGCCAAATTATTTGGCGATAACACTGCTTACATGTTGGGTCGTGTCACCCTCAACCCGCTAAAACATATCGACCCTATGGGAACCATCGTAGTTCCTTTATTGCTTTATTTCGCGACAGCGGGAACTTTTTTGTTTGGGTACGCTAAACCCGTCCCCGTCAGATTCAGTCATTTAAAACACCCCAAAAAAGACATGGTTTGGGTTGCCCTAGCTGGCCCAGGATCCAATCTAATTCAATCAGCTTTATGGGCTCTGGTTTATCTGCTACTACTAAAACTAAATATCAGCGAACGATTCTTTATTGAAATGTGTCAAGCTGGAGTTCTAGTTAATGTGGTGATGTTTGCCTTTAACCTATTTCCACTACCCCCTTTAGATGGTGGTCGCATCTTGGTTGGCCTGCTTCCTTGGAAGCAAGCTGCAGCTCTATCACGCATAGAGCCTTGGGGGTTTTATATTGTCTTAGGACTATTGTTAACCGACATCATCAGTCGCTTTTGGATGCACCCCATGATGTCTGTCACTTATTGGTTCTTAGACACCATCCTCATCCCAATCAGACTACTTCTGCAAGCTATTTAATTTAGTAGCACAATAAGGTTTTACGGAGGCCCCATGAAAAAACAATTACTTATTTCCGCATTAGGCTTGGCATTACTAAGCCCATTAGCTCAAGCTCAATTTTCAAAACCAGAAGACGCCATCAAATATAGACAAGCGAGCTTCACAGTGATGGCTAATCATTTTTCCAGAATCGGCGCTGTTGTTAAAGGCGAGAAACCTTTCAATAAAGAAGAAGTAGCTGCTAATGCTGCTGTAGTTGCATCTTTGTCGCATCTTCCTTGGTCAGCATTTGGTCCTAGTACTGAAGGCGGCAAAGCTCAACCTGAAATCTGGAAAGAAGCTGATAAATTTAAAGCTGCTGGCGACAAAATGCAAAAAGCAGTTGCAGATCTTAATACAGCAGCTAAATCAGGCGACTTAGAGACTATTAAAAAAGCTTTTGGCGCTACCGGACAAACTTGTAAAGCTTGTCACGATAACTATCGCAAGAAGTAATAGAGAACACTTGCTATAGCCAAATAAATAACTACAGCAATTAATCTAAGTGAGAAACTATCCCTGGCAACAGGGATTTTTTCTGTCCACTCTTTATCGCCAGTAACCATAGGCTTAACTAAATCAGTCTTCTTCATCCATCTGTAATAAAGAATGGCTCCAATATGCAGCGCC from Polynucleobacter sp. MWH-Spelu-300-X4 encodes the following:
- the glnK gene encoding P-II family nitrogen regulator, with protein sequence MKQITAIIKPFKLDEVREGLAELGVTGLTVTEVKGFGRQKGHTELYRGAEYVVDFLPKIKVEVVVADDRVDAVIDAIVKAAHTGKIGDGKIFVTPIEQVIRIRTGETNESAI
- a CDS encoding NAD+ synthase, with protein sequence MPPFFIALSQSNPVLGDLPGNVALILKAAERAHNEGAKLLLTPELSVTGYPPEDLLLREAFIQSVEAQVAFLAKQLAVYSDLRVIVGYPSRTHDGLQNVAGVLYRGEVIATYAKQKLPNHEVFDEVRYFTPGNDACIFDVDGTKVGLIICEDAWHSAPAAQAKHAGAELLVIPNASPYHLEKQSLRTDILRSRVLETGLPLVYVNAVGGQDELVFDGASFAFNQSADLAVVLPQFEEAFQLVRFIDQDIEVGEIVAQQPIEAQVYKALVLGVKDYIVKNGFPGAIIGLSGGVDSALVLAIAVDALGADKVRAVMMPSRYTADISWIDAKEMADNLSVQYDEIAIAPMFEAFEHSLANEFKNLPIDATEENIQARIRGTLLMAMSNKSGRIVLTTGNKSEMAVGYCTLYGDMAGGFAVIKDIAKTLVYKLCAYRNSLSHVIPERILTRAPSAELRPDQKDQDSLPAYEILDAILAKYMEQDQSIESIIAEGFKAEDVEKVTRLIKINEYKRRQSPIGVRITQRAFGRDWRYPITNKFRA
- the ppa gene encoding inorganic diphosphatase, whose product is MSLNNVKPGSKIPDQFNVIIEIPMNSDPVKYEVDKESGAVFVDRFMGTAMHYPCNYGYIPQTLSEDGDPADVLVLTPFPIPPGVVITCRALGVLHMDDESGGDAKLLAVPTEKILPMYANIQKMEDLNPLVTQQIQHFFEHYKDLEKGKWVKVKGWDGIEAAKKEILDSVERYNKTK
- a CDS encoding DEAD/DEAH box helicase, which translates into the protein MTISFKELGLAQPLLQATTALGYTQATPVQEKVIPAALSGGDWMVSSQTGSGKTAAFLLPLLHQLMEANPNGKPIPGRAEPQVLVLCPTRELAQQVSTDAINLVKFAKGIRIATIMGGMPYGKQISQIKGANLVVATPGRLLDLSNSRAIRLDKVKCMIVDEADRMLDLGFQDDIEAIHELCAGRGQTLMFSATFAPRIMQLATSLMNNPGRIELASAQDKHENIAQTLHWADSVAHKHKLLSHWLSDPSLEQAVVFASTQVDSETIADSLRADGHEATALHGAMPQAVRNRRLQSLRKGQTRILVATDVAARGIDVPTITHVINFGLPMKAEDYVHRIGRTGRAGRSGVAITLAEHRDRSKIRAIEQYTQQPLQAEVIPGLEPQEKSRKPSHRPGSGRPGRSFGGKGKSNASNSHRQGQGQGQGEGKSFKQNHFAKPSGPKFAGAGKPSGPKFGGAGGRPSGQKPSGQKRSFA
- a CDS encoding DUF2147 domain-containing protein — its product is MQSLKINLIIAGLLALTIASISQTVLAQADPVIGTWKTIDDKTGQAKSLVKIDIVNGELQGTVIQTFPSPGETPITHCTLCSDARKNQPIIGMKIMSGLKQDKTGYWSGGEILDPKEGKIYKVKLSTDDGKKLDVRGYIGIALIGRTQTWQKE
- a CDS encoding NAD(P)H-hydrate dehydratase, encoding MKTQILDSLSLLSRLQRKPHEHKGDAGKVLLIGGSAGMTGAIFLAGKAALYSGSGWTILGVLDSQAATFVLDQPELMIKPAKKDLIMEVAPDVLAVGPGLGQGNLAKDILRLALMCSCPLVLDADAINLLSEDESLLDLLKKRPAFQTVLTPHPGEAARLLKVTSEKIQANRIDSIEQLVDVTRSVVVLKGQNTLISAPDHAILCCERGNPGMGVGGMGDVLTGLLASLMAQGIRHNLSVYEAVCLGVELHSAAADFLVNKGTGPIGLTPSELIYELRELINIK
- a CDS encoding glutathione S-transferase family protein translates to MNLHLYYCPGTCSFVPHVALGLVEEATGQSYTSTLINLKNGEQQTPEYKAINPRSQVPALLIDGKLLTQVIAIVSYLDSKFPKAQIFPTDPMERAQALSTLAWMNNTVHTTFTRVFRPERFSADVASAKSMALEIFKSYLAEIDGMCQKNSPYICGSQLTPADIYAIAFIRWAGVAGVDPCAYPNYQAYARKVADHPVVKKIMAKEEITLDTYAK
- a CDS encoding cation-translocating P-type ATPase; protein product: MSQLVTLKIDGMTCASCVARVEKALLKVPGVDAASVNLATEKAQIRTSDVSLVGDIQKTLIEAIEKSGYEATLADHLHQTQARKKIIDLYGTNALLIAILLSAPLVLPMLLMAWGIHVMLPALVQFLLATPVQFILGSRFYVAGYKGLLSGSGNMDLLVAIGTSAAYGLSIYQWQRSGWGNPHELYFESAAVVITLVMLGKWLEKRAKKETTEAITALQTLWPEKAKLISSKTIEPNMAYLEVPIGQIIPGDWVVVLPGERIPVDGVVLEGSSELDESMLTGETKLILKTVHSKVTGGSMNGAGRLLIQAEGVGEESTLAKMIRLVEDAQAEKAPIQRLVDQVSSWFVPVVVLIAAANFLFSFFYLGHLEEAILHSVAILVIACPCALGLATPAAIMAGTGAAAKYGILIKDAQALELAHRVNVVAFDKTGTLTIGHPRVMGMRPLEPHQESEIIALAHGLQMGSEHPLAKAIVDFSVDKKIEPALFSEIKALVGRGVSGLSSLSHDEFSLVSHHGLLADADEAEKIIFNQIAQQYLNDGLSVSWLKNVTKQEVLGLFAFGDELKPGVASAIARLKSMGVRTVMISGDNRTVANLVAHEVGIDQVFAEVLPADKAKIIQSLKKESTAHYVAMVGDGINDAPALAAADVGIAMATGTDVAMHAAGITLMRGDPGLVPDAIDISRATWRKIRQNLFWAFFYNLIGIPLAAVGYLSPVMAGLAMAASSVSVITNALLLKRWSKSSERYFA
- a CDS encoding heavy-metal-associated domain-containing protein; protein product: MPTFSVNGMNCGHCTKTITNAILAVDPSAKVETDIPSKTVKVSSEKSIEILSSTISEAGYEVTATGS
- a CDS encoding site-2 protease family protein, producing MPLDQIIQTVAIYAIPVIFAITLHEAAHGYAAKLFGDNTAYMLGRVTLNPLKHIDPMGTIVVPLLLYFATAGTFLFGYAKPVPVRFSHLKHPKKDMVWVALAGPGSNLIQSALWALVYLLLLKLNISERFFIEMCQAGVLVNVVMFAFNLFPLPPLDGGRILVGLLPWKQAAALSRIEPWGFYIVLGLLLTDIISRFWMHPMMSVTYWFLDTILIPIRLLLQAI
- a CDS encoding cytochrome c: MKKQLLISALGLALLSPLAQAQFSKPEDAIKYRQASFTVMANHFSRIGAVVKGEKPFNKEEVAANAAVVASLSHLPWSAFGPSTEGGKAQPEIWKEADKFKAAGDKMQKAVADLNTAAKSGDLETIKKAFGATGQTCKACHDNYRKK